The Kitasatospora setae KM-6054 genome contains a region encoding:
- a CDS encoding amino acid permease, with translation MPRTPSPETAPARPPAPEDAGLSHGLKQRHLSMIALGGVIGAGLFVGSGAGIAAAGPAVVLAFAASGLLVMLVMRMLGEMSAARPASGSFSVHADREIGPWAGFTVGWLFWVLLCVGVAVEAIGAAGIVSGWFPAVPSWAWVAVFMAFFCLTNLAAVRNFGEFEFWFAAVKVLAITAFLVIGVLAICGLLPGTPAPGLSNLTGHGGFLPNGASGLITGLLASVFAYGGLETVTIAAAESEDPRRSVAVAVRTAMWRIALFYVGSMAVIVTLVPWDDPAVVKPGPYVAVLDALGIPGAAQLMNAVVLIALLSAMNANIYGSSRMAHSLVARGHGPRPLARVSGGVPRRAVLASCGFGFLAVLLSYWWPETVFSWLLNMVGAAVLVVWAFICAAQLRMRRHLRTAELPVRMWVPYLTYLALAAILAVLVLMTLDPANRVQLYFTAGLTAVLAAAGYLRGRRAG, from the coding sequence ATGCCCCGCACCCCCTCCCCCGAGACCGCGCCCGCCCGGCCGCCGGCCCCCGAGGACGCGGGCCTGTCCCACGGCCTCAAGCAGCGCCACCTGTCGATGATCGCGCTCGGCGGGGTGATCGGCGCCGGGCTGTTCGTCGGCTCCGGGGCCGGGATCGCGGCGGCCGGGCCGGCCGTGGTGCTGGCCTTCGCCGCCTCCGGGCTGCTGGTGATGCTGGTGATGCGGATGCTCGGCGAGATGTCGGCCGCCCGGCCGGCCTCCGGCTCGTTCTCGGTGCACGCGGACCGGGAGATCGGGCCGTGGGCCGGGTTCACCGTCGGCTGGCTGTTCTGGGTGCTGCTCTGCGTGGGCGTCGCGGTGGAGGCGATCGGCGCGGCCGGCATCGTCTCCGGCTGGTTCCCGGCCGTGCCGTCCTGGGCCTGGGTCGCGGTGTTCATGGCCTTCTTCTGCCTGACCAACCTGGCCGCCGTGCGGAACTTCGGCGAGTTCGAGTTCTGGTTCGCCGCGGTGAAGGTGCTGGCGATCACCGCCTTCCTGGTGATCGGCGTGCTGGCGATCTGCGGCCTGCTGCCCGGCACCCCGGCGCCGGGGCTGTCCAACCTGACCGGCCACGGCGGCTTCCTGCCGAACGGCGCGAGCGGCCTGATCACCGGCCTGCTCGCCTCGGTCTTCGCGTACGGCGGCCTGGAGACCGTCACCATCGCCGCCGCCGAGTCGGAGGACCCGCGGCGCAGCGTGGCGGTGGCGGTGCGGACCGCGATGTGGCGGATCGCGCTGTTCTACGTCGGCTCGATGGCGGTCATCGTGACGCTGGTGCCGTGGGACGACCCGGCGGTGGTGAAGCCCGGGCCGTACGTGGCGGTGCTGGACGCGCTGGGCATCCCGGGCGCGGCGCAGCTGATGAACGCGGTGGTGCTGATCGCGCTGCTGTCCGCGATGAACGCCAACATCTACGGCTCCTCGCGGATGGCGCACTCGCTGGTCGCCCGCGGCCACGGCCCGCGCCCGCTGGCCCGGGTCTCCGGCGGGGTGCCGCGCCGGGCGGTGCTGGCGTCCTGCGGGTTCGGGTTCCTGGCGGTGCTGCTGTCGTACTGGTGGCCGGAGACGGTGTTCTCCTGGCTGCTGAACATGGTGGGCGCCGCGGTGCTGGTGGTCTGGGCGTTCATCTGCGCGGCCCAGCTGCGGATGCGGCGGCACCTGCGGACGGCCGAACTGCCGGTCCGGATGTGGGTCCCGTACCTGACCTACCTGGCGCTGGCGGCGATCCTGGCGGTGCTGGTGCTGATGACGCTGGACCCGGCGAACCGCGTCCAGCTGTACTTCACCGCCGGGCTGACCGCGGTGCTGGCGGCGGCCGGGTACCTGCGCGGGCGGCGGGCCGGCTGA
- a CDS encoding mycothiol-dependent nitroreductase Rv2466c family protein — protein sequence MTTADSRKIADFWFDPICPWAWMASRWMQEVEQLRPVDTRWHVMSLSVLNENRDDLPEQYRDLLAAGWGPVRVLIAAAQAHGEKVLGPLYTELGTRFHNQGLPNNRETIVAALRAANLPEELADAADTDAHDEALRASHAEGIGLVGEDVGTPVIAVDGPDGDRVAFFGPVVTPTPRGEAAARLWDGTVLVASTPGFYEIKRTRTAGPSFE from the coding sequence GTGACGACCGCAGACTCCCGCAAGATCGCCGACTTCTGGTTCGACCCGATCTGCCCCTGGGCCTGGATGGCCTCCCGCTGGATGCAGGAGGTGGAGCAGCTCCGCCCGGTGGACACCCGCTGGCACGTGATGAGCCTGTCCGTCCTCAACGAGAACCGGGACGACCTGCCCGAGCAGTACCGCGACCTGCTGGCCGCGGGCTGGGGCCCGGTCCGGGTGCTGATCGCCGCCGCCCAGGCGCACGGCGAGAAGGTGCTCGGCCCGCTCTACACCGAGCTCGGCACCCGCTTCCACAACCAGGGCCTGCCCAACAACCGGGAGACCATCGTGGCCGCGCTGCGCGCCGCGAACCTCCCCGAGGAGCTCGCCGACGCCGCCGACACCGACGCGCACGACGAGGCCCTGCGCGCCTCGCACGCCGAGGGCATCGGCCTGGTCGGCGAGGACGTCGGCACCCCGGTGATCGCGGTCGACGGCCCGGACGGCGACCGCGTCGCCTTCTTCGGCCCGGTGGTCACCCCCACCCCGCGCGGCGAGGCCGCCGCCCGGCTCTGGGACGGCACCGTCCTGGTCGCCTCCACCCCCGGCTTCTACGAGATCAAGCGCACCCGCACCGCGGGCCCGTCCTTCGAGTAG
- the pepN gene encoding aminopeptidase N, translated as MPGKNLSREEARDRAAIIRVESYRVHLDVSAAADPGRPTFRSTTRISFDCAEPGATSFADLLAPEVVAVELNGLALDPAEVFDGARVALPVLAAHNELTVVAECAYSRTGEGLHRFVDPVDGETYLYTHYEPADARRVFANFEQPDLKAPFTFTVTAPAGWDVYANAVHERITDGGAARTWEFAPTRPISTYLTAVVAGPYHVVRDHYSRELPDGTVLEIPLAATCRRSLAAHFDADEILTVTKQGLDYFHQEFDYPYPFGKYDQCFVPEYNIGAMENPGCVTFREEFVFRSKVTEAAYETRANVILHEMAHMWFGDLVTMKWWDDLWLKESFADFMGSYAQIGAGTRYRSAWITFANRRKAWAYRQDQLPTTHPITADIRDLEDAKLNFDGITYAKGASVLKQLVAYVGAESFFEGARAYFRKHAFGNTVLDDLLDALEETSGRDLRSWAASWLQTSGVNTLTPEVAADADGRITELAVRQDGSPLRPHRIAVGLYDRAADGALLRTDRFELDATGERTVVAEAAGRPLPALVLVNDDDLTYCKVRFDERSLETLRAGLGDLADEAGSDGPSLARALAWSAVWNLTRDGLMPTRDYLDLVLRFAGRESDVGVLQSLHQQSAGALALYADPARRADYGSALAECALRELSQAAPGSDHQLAWARFLADTATGADHLRLLRGLLDGTDRIDGLAVDQELRWTFWLALAAHGRATTAELAAELERDHTASGRRQQTHCLAALPTPGAKAAAWSAVVDSDELPNALVEAQIAGFNQPGQRELTAAYAGPYFEMLESVWAERSIEIAMRIVAGFFPRYQTTPATLAATDAWLAGHPDAAPALRRLVLECRDDLARALRAQECDAG; from the coding sequence GTGCCGGGCAAGAACCTGAGCCGTGAGGAGGCCCGCGACCGGGCCGCGATCATCCGGGTGGAGAGCTACCGCGTCCACCTGGACGTCAGTGCGGCGGCCGACCCCGGCCGGCCCACCTTCCGTTCCACCACCCGGATCTCCTTCGACTGCGCCGAGCCCGGCGCGACCAGCTTCGCCGACCTGCTGGCCCCCGAGGTGGTCGCGGTCGAGCTGAACGGCCTCGCGCTGGACCCGGCCGAGGTGTTCGACGGCGCCCGGGTGGCGCTGCCGGTGCTGGCCGCGCACAACGAGCTGACCGTGGTCGCCGAGTGCGCGTACAGCCGCACCGGCGAGGGCCTGCACCGCTTCGTCGACCCGGTGGACGGCGAGACCTACCTGTACACCCACTACGAGCCGGCCGACGCCCGCCGGGTCTTCGCGAACTTCGAACAGCCCGACCTGAAGGCCCCGTTCACCTTCACCGTGACCGCCCCGGCCGGCTGGGACGTGTACGCCAACGCGGTGCACGAGCGGATCACCGACGGGGGCGCCGCCCGCACCTGGGAGTTCGCCCCGACCCGGCCGATCTCCACCTACCTGACCGCCGTGGTGGCCGGCCCGTACCACGTGGTCCGCGACCACTACTCCCGCGAACTGCCCGACGGCACCGTGCTGGAGATCCCGCTCGCCGCCACCTGTCGGCGCTCGCTGGCCGCGCACTTCGACGCCGACGAGATCCTCACCGTCACCAAGCAGGGCCTGGACTACTTCCACCAGGAGTTCGACTACCCGTACCCGTTCGGCAAGTACGACCAGTGCTTCGTCCCGGAGTACAACATCGGCGCGATGGAGAACCCGGGCTGCGTGACCTTCCGCGAGGAGTTCGTCTTCCGCTCGAAGGTCACCGAGGCCGCGTACGAGACCCGGGCCAACGTGATCCTGCACGAGATGGCCCACATGTGGTTCGGCGACCTGGTCACCATGAAGTGGTGGGACGACCTCTGGCTGAAGGAGTCGTTCGCCGACTTCATGGGCTCCTACGCGCAGATCGGCGCCGGCACCAGGTACCGCTCCGCCTGGATCACCTTCGCCAACCGCCGCAAGGCGTGGGCCTACCGGCAGGACCAGCTGCCCACCACCCACCCGATCACCGCGGACATCCGCGACCTCGAGGACGCCAAGCTCAACTTCGACGGCATCACCTACGCCAAGGGCGCCTCCGTCCTCAAGCAGCTGGTGGCGTACGTCGGGGCGGAGTCATTCTTCGAGGGCGCCCGGGCCTACTTCAGGAAGCACGCCTTCGGGAACACCGTGCTGGACGACCTGCTGGACGCGCTGGAGGAGACCAGCGGCCGCGACCTGCGCAGCTGGGCCGCCTCCTGGCTGCAGACCTCCGGCGTCAACACGCTGACCCCCGAGGTGGCCGCCGACGCCGACGGCCGGATCACCGAGCTGGCGGTCCGCCAGGACGGCTCCCCGCTGCGCCCGCACCGGATCGCGGTCGGCCTGTACGACCGGGCCGCGGACGGCGCGCTGCTGCGCACCGACCGCTTCGAGCTGGACGCCACCGGGGAGCGCACCGTGGTCGCCGAGGCGGCCGGCCGCCCGCTGCCCGCGCTGGTGCTGGTCAACGACGACGACCTGACGTACTGCAAGGTCCGCTTCGACGAGCGCTCGCTGGAGACCCTGCGCGCCGGCCTCGGCGACCTCGCCGACGAGGCCGGCTCCGACGGGCCCAGCCTGGCCCGGGCGCTGGCCTGGTCCGCGGTGTGGAACCTCACCCGGGACGGCCTGATGCCGACCCGCGACTACCTCGACCTGGTGCTGCGCTTCGCCGGCCGGGAGTCCGACGTCGGCGTCCTGCAGTCGCTGCACCAGCAGTCCGCCGGCGCGCTGGCGCTGTACGCCGACCCGGCCCGCCGCGCCGACTACGGCAGCGCGCTGGCCGAGTGCGCGCTGCGCGAGCTGTCGCAGGCCGCCCCCGGCAGCGACCACCAGCTCGCCTGGGCCCGCTTCCTGGCCGACACCGCCACCGGCGCCGACCACCTGCGGCTGCTGCGCGGCCTGCTCGACGGCACCGACCGGATCGACGGCCTGGCGGTCGACCAGGAACTGCGCTGGACGTTCTGGCTGGCGCTGGCCGCGCACGGCCGGGCCACCACCGCGGAGCTGGCCGCCGAGCTGGAGCGCGACCACACCGCCAGCGGCCGCCGCCAGCAGACCCACTGCCTGGCCGCGCTGCCCACCCCGGGCGCCAAGGCCGCCGCCTGGAGCGCCGTGGTCGACTCCGACGAGCTGCCCAACGCCCTGGTGGAGGCCCAGATCGCGGGCTTCAACCAGCCCGGCCAGCGGGAGCTGACCGCCGCCTACGCCGGGCCGTACTTCGAGATGCTGGAGTCGGTCTGGGCCGAGCGCTCGATCGAGATCGCGATGCGGATCGTGGCCGGCTTCTTCCCGCGCTACCAGACCACCCCGGCGACCCTGGCGGCCACCGACGCCTGGCTCGCCGGGCACCCGGACGCCGCCCCGGCGCTGCGCCGGCTGGTGCTGGAGTGCCGGGACGACCTGGCCCGGGCGCTGCGGGCGCAGGAGTGCGACGCCGGCTGA